From the Desulfovibrio sp. X2 genome, one window contains:
- a CDS encoding WD40 repeat domain-containing protein has translation MTPNMDSMEWMADENVPGLSLAQTDAYVTACAFAADGESGRTHAAFSTGDGRLLLLDCEARAAMTTKPHEGAILSLATMEAGFLSGGDDGRVVLTRTAGEGAGEGCDIYARKGKWIEHLAVCANGRFAATLGREVLLFEPDEEDDECPFAGPTVLGPLPANAAGLASGARGRILYASHNGGLTMWDIPPSSPAGRPVEGEGAHLALTVSPDGRFAATATPDKAVRILDLQESEGFVLEGYPIKVESLAFDGESRFLMTSGEQAVVMWDLGAPPEKRGEPIVFGAFEHGYVRIVAPHPALPLLAAGYDTGAVFLGDSVRRSAKPLFSLGGERISCLAWSPDGRYLCGGNDEGALFLLDLVRLASS, from the coding sequence ATGACCCCGAACATGGACAGCATGGAATGGATGGCCGACGAGAACGTCCCCGGCCTCTCCCTGGCCCAGACCGACGCCTACGTCACGGCCTGCGCCTTCGCGGCCGACGGCGAATCCGGCCGGACGCACGCCGCCTTCTCCACGGGTGACGGCCGCCTGCTGCTCCTCGACTGCGAGGCGCGCGCGGCCATGACCACCAAGCCCCACGAGGGCGCGATCCTGAGCCTGGCCACCATGGAGGCCGGATTCCTGAGCGGCGGCGACGACGGCCGCGTGGTCCTGACCCGGACCGCGGGAGAGGGCGCGGGCGAGGGCTGCGACATCTACGCGCGCAAGGGCAAATGGATCGAGCATCTGGCCGTCTGCGCCAACGGCCGCTTCGCGGCCACCCTTGGCCGCGAGGTGCTGCTCTTCGAGCCCGATGAGGAGGACGACGAGTGCCCCTTCGCCGGGCCCACGGTCCTCGGGCCGCTTCCGGCCAACGCCGCAGGGCTGGCCTCGGGCGCGCGCGGCCGCATCCTCTACGCCTCGCACAACGGCGGGCTGACCATGTGGGACATCCCGCCCTCCTCCCCTGCCGGACGGCCGGTGGAGGGCGAGGGCGCGCACCTGGCCCTGACCGTCTCCCCGGACGGCCGCTTCGCGGCCACCGCCACGCCGGACAAGGCCGTGCGCATCCTCGACCTGCAGGAGAGCGAGGGCTTCGTGCTCGAGGGCTACCCGATCAAGGTGGAGAGTCTGGCCTTCGACGGCGAGAGCCGCTTCCTGATGACCAGCGGCGAGCAGGCCGTGGTCATGTGGGACCTGGGCGCGCCACCCGAGAAGCGCGGCGAGCCGATCGTCTTCGGCGCCTTCGAGCACGGCTACGTGCGCATCGTGGCGCCGCACCCGGCCCTGCCGCTGCTGGCCGCGGGCTACGACACCGGAGCGGTCTTCCTGGGCGATTCGGTGCGCCGCTCGGCCAAGCCGCTCTTCAGCCTGGGCGGCGAGCGCATCTCCTGCCTCGCCTGGTCGCCGGACGGACGCTATCTGTGCGGGGGCAACGACGAGGGCGCGCTCTTCCTGCTCGACCTCGTGCGGCTGGCCTCTTCCTAG
- a CDS encoding ARMT1-like domain-containing protein → MRDFSLVTSPEELRFGVGPELDAWLLHFLTENSLVHATDPEKNATPEQLRFMIPLGEDQIFAPCSDHMLRLLLNNSLDPGLRAEYCARWRRLVGLTREFLPDRDDRRRVLDLCRHKLRMVLASPIIIPSRLQKRFMTMFMAVSGLSDPYREKRRRANERAWHALKHEGVDRFITECPETLQACRHMDDVRHELDMRELERLFHLATYSDLWLPEAVKDGAKDGAKDGAKDGRPDLDALRAECRADTACIDILRRAFGRDVGRDQKILYLPERSGGLIFDLLLVRALVRQGHRVIMAFKDGFNFHAPVFWDWDHDSVLAGQLREATFIAEPRMSKNDLLRAQRENRFIVISDGTREELNLYRASVTFARAWKESDLVIAKGASNKRRLAMTHHSFTRDVICFWRDPDGSFQMVHRQKPESVRKFNEAGLSALSGSIIASLRRAKSQGKSVMFYSAIVGSIPGQVKTALKVLETFVGYLRDRLDQTFVINPGEHFVEGMDADDLMYMWEQVQRSGLIDVWRFQTVEDIEKSFELMGQKVPNSWTGKDSTFSTGCTKEMRIALEVQKSHPEMQIIGPAPEKFFRRQEYGVGKFFDATIAAQ, encoded by the coding sequence GTGAGGGACTTCTCGCTCGTCACGAGCCCCGAGGAGCTGCGCTTCGGCGTGGGACCGGAGCTCGACGCCTGGCTGCTGCATTTCCTGACCGAGAACTCCCTGGTCCACGCCACGGATCCGGAGAAGAACGCCACGCCCGAGCAGCTGCGTTTCATGATCCCCCTCGGGGAGGACCAGATCTTCGCGCCCTGCTCGGACCACATGCTGCGCCTGCTGCTCAACAACTCCCTGGACCCGGGGCTGCGCGCCGAGTACTGCGCGCGCTGGCGCCGCCTGGTGGGGCTCACGCGGGAGTTCCTGCCCGACCGCGACGACAGGCGGCGCGTCCTGGACCTCTGCCGCCACAAGCTGCGCATGGTCCTGGCCTCGCCGATCATCATCCCGTCGCGGCTGCAGAAGCGCTTCATGACCATGTTCATGGCCGTGAGCGGACTTTCCGACCCCTACCGCGAGAAGCGGCGCCGGGCCAACGAGCGCGCCTGGCACGCGCTGAAGCACGAGGGCGTGGACCGCTTCATCACCGAGTGCCCGGAGACGCTCCAGGCCTGCCGCCACATGGACGACGTGCGCCACGAGCTGGACATGCGCGAGCTCGAGCGCCTCTTCCATCTGGCGACCTACTCCGACCTGTGGCTCCCCGAGGCCGTGAAGGACGGTGCGAAGGACGGTGCGAAGGATGGTGCGAAAGACGGGCGGCCCGATCTGGACGCCCTGCGCGCCGAGTGCCGCGCCGACACCGCCTGCATCGACATCCTGCGCCGCGCCTTCGGCCGCGACGTGGGCCGGGACCAGAAGATCCTCTACCTGCCGGAGCGCAGCGGGGGCCTGATCTTCGACCTGCTGCTCGTGCGCGCCCTGGTGCGCCAGGGCCACCGCGTGATCATGGCCTTCAAGGACGGCTTCAATTTCCACGCCCCGGTCTTCTGGGACTGGGACCACGACTCCGTGCTCGCCGGACAGCTGCGCGAGGCGACCTTCATCGCCGAGCCGCGCATGAGCAAGAACGACCTCCTGCGCGCCCAGCGCGAGAACCGCTTCATCGTCATCTCCGACGGCACGCGCGAGGAGCTGAACCTCTACCGCGCCTCGGTGACCTTCGCCCGGGCCTGGAAGGAGTCGGATCTCGTCATCGCCAAGGGCGCCTCCAACAAGCGCCGCCTGGCCATGACCCACCACAGCTTCACGCGCGACGTGATCTGCTTCTGGCGCGACCCGGACGGCAGCTTCCAGATGGTCCACCGCCAAAAGCCAGAGTCCGTGCGCAAGTTCAACGAGGCCGGGCTCTCCGCCCTGTCCGGCAGCATCATCGCGTCGCTTCGGCGGGCCAAGTCCCAGGGCAAGAGCGTGATGTTCTACTCGGCCATCGTCGGCTCCATCCCCGGCCAGGTGAAGACCGCCCTCAAGGTGCTCGAGACCTTCGTCGGCTACCTGCGCGACCGCCTGGACCAGACCTTCGTCATCAACCCCGGCGAGCACTTCGTCGAGGGCATGGACGCGGACGACCTGATGTACATGTGGGAGCAGGTGCAGCGCTCGGGCCTCATAGACGTCTGGCGCTTCCAGACCGTGGAGGACATCGAGAAGAGCTTCGAGCTCATGGGCCAGAAGGTGCCCAACTCCTGGACCGGCAAGGACTCCACCTTCTCCACCGGCTGCACCAAGGAGATGCGCATCGCGCTCGAGGTGCAGAAGAGCCATCCCGAGATGCAGATCATAGGCCCCGCGCCCGAGAAGTTCTTCCGCCGCCAGGAATACGGCGTGGGCAAGTTCTTCGACGCCACCATCGCGGCCCAGTGA
- the fliW gene encoding flagellar assembly protein FliW: protein MARKEVTIQTRLGERTVDQSRIITFPKGLIGFENRHEFALLQIRDDSPFMLLQCLKDSKLGLVVTDPFAFLEDYEIQIGDAEQKILRIENIRQLAILVTVTIPQGRPDAAALNLTGPICVNSKSHIGLQVPQTDPRFPTHYSLSLKQAEGQSGEKTGTKAEEKAGE, encoded by the coding sequence ATGGCCCGGAAAGAAGTAACCATCCAGACTCGCCTGGGCGAGCGCACGGTGGACCAGTCCCGGATCATCACCTTCCCCAAGGGGCTGATCGGCTTCGAGAACCGGCACGAGTTCGCGCTCCTGCAGATCCGCGACGACTCGCCGTTCATGCTCCTGCAGTGCCTGAAGGACTCCAAGCTCGGGCTCGTGGTCACGGATCCCTTCGCCTTCCTGGAGGACTACGAGATCCAGATCGGCGACGCGGAGCAGAAGATCCTGCGCATCGAGAACATCCGGCAGCTGGCCATACTGGTCACGGTGACCATCCCGCAGGGCAGGCCCGACGCCGCCGCCCTGAACCTCACCGGCCCCATCTGCGTCAACTCCAAGTCGCACATCGGCCTGCAGGTGCCGCAGACCGACCCGCGCTTTCCCACCCACTATTCCCTGTCCCTGAAGCAGGCCGAAGGCCAGAGCGGGGAAAAGACCGGGACGAAGGCCGAAGAGAAGGCCGGGGAGTAG
- the flgM gene encoding flagellar biosynthesis anti-sigma factor FlgM gives MEIKNLLIAGTPYDSKKIDKAERNDAADKGQKSDSATGDKVSLSSEGTLRSLAVRSAGTDPDVRAEKIADLKARIKDGTYQPDNKKIAEGIVREDLSLIA, from the coding sequence ATGGAAATCAAGAATCTGCTGATCGCGGGAACGCCGTACGACAGCAAGAAGATCGACAAGGCCGAGCGCAACGACGCTGCGGACAAGGGCCAGAAGTCCGACTCTGCGACCGGGGACAAGGTCTCCCTGTCCAGCGAGGGCACCCTGCGCAGCCTTGCCGTGCGCAGCGCGGGCACCGATCCGGACGTGCGCGCCGAGAAGATCGCGGACCTCAAGGCCCGCATCAAGGACGGCACGTACCAGCCCGACAACAAGAAGATCGCGGAAGGCATCGTCCGCGAGGACCTGAGCCTTATCGCCTAG
- a CDS encoding GTP-binding protein, producing the protein MRQIPVTVLTGYLGAGKTTLLNRILSEEHGLRFAVIVNEFGEIGIDGDLVVDSDEEIYNMNNGCVCCTVRGDLIRVLSSLVKRRDIDGILLETTGLADPSPIIQTFFMDDDMRQGTLLDSVVTVVDAVHFDLSGDSATEAAKEAVEQVVYGDLLLLNKADLVGEDRLAAMEARIRALNPQARILRTTRCDAPIEEILGRRSFDLSRLLFLSPAMLDAPAKGAHESGVTSVSITLDGPVDVEKLREHLGSFLAEQGQDVYRCKGIMHAAGNAQRLVFQGVHMLLEVGFGAPWKDDEERISRAVFIGRGLDEAALRAGLEACRA; encoded by the coding sequence ATGCGACAGATACCCGTCACAGTTCTGACAGGCTACCTCGGGGCGGGCAAGACCACCCTGCTGAACCGCATCCTGTCCGAGGAGCACGGACTTCGCTTCGCCGTGATCGTCAACGAGTTCGGCGAGATCGGCATCGACGGCGACCTCGTCGTGGACAGCGACGAAGAGATCTACAACATGAACAACGGATGCGTCTGCTGCACCGTGCGCGGCGACCTCATCCGGGTGCTCTCCTCGCTCGTCAAGCGGCGCGACATCGACGGCATCCTGCTCGAGACCACGGGGCTGGCCGATCCCTCGCCCATCATCCAGACCTTCTTCATGGACGACGACATGCGCCAGGGCACGCTGCTCGACTCCGTGGTCACGGTGGTGGACGCGGTGCACTTCGACCTTTCCGGCGATTCGGCCACGGAAGCGGCCAAGGAAGCCGTCGAGCAGGTCGTCTACGGCGATCTCCTGCTGCTGAACAAGGCCGACCTCGTCGGCGAGGACCGCCTCGCCGCCATGGAGGCCCGCATCCGGGCCCTCAACCCCCAGGCCCGCATCCTGCGCACCACGCGCTGCGACGCGCCCATCGAAGAGATCCTCGGCCGCCGCTCCTTCGACCTCTCGCGCCTGCTCTTCCTCTCGCCCGCCATGCTCGACGCCCCGGCCAAGGGCGCCCACGAATCCGGCGTGACCAGCGTCTCCATCACCCTGGACGGCCCGGTGGACGTGGAGAAGCTGCGCGAGCACCTGGGAAGCTTCCTGGCCGAGCAGGGACAGGACGTCTACCGCTGCAAGGGCATCATGCACGCCGCGGGCAACGCCCAGCGCCTGGTCTTCCAGGGCGTGCACATGCTGCTCGAGGTGGGCTTCGGCGCTCCCTGGAAGGACGACGAGGAGCGCATCTCCCGGGCCGTGTTCATCGGCCGCGGCCTCGACGAGGCCGCCCTGCGCGCCGGGCTCGAGGCCTGCCGGGCCTAG
- a CDS encoding DVU0524 family FlgM-associated protein, producing MLTNPYQIRTMLRTYGKQLVNARRLARFQRRMHGADGDGADGNNAATRDLRRQALVEKVAREIIDNLVVTGVENPLVEHIKEELEKRVGGRLLFEYPFMEQELQILRQNDGDGAVLLSPEETHEVLATLWEITTRAVDETML from the coding sequence ATGCTGACCAACCCGTACCAGATCCGCACCATGCTGCGCACCTACGGCAAGCAGCTCGTGAACGCCCGCAGGCTGGCGCGCTTCCAGCGCCGGATGCACGGCGCGGACGGGGACGGTGCGGACGGGAACAATGCGGCGACACGGGACCTCAGACGCCAGGCCCTGGTGGAGAAGGTCGCCCGGGAGATCATCGACAACCTCGTGGTCACCGGGGTGGAGAATCCCCTCGTCGAGCACATCAAGGAAGAGCTCGAGAAGCGGGTCGGCGGCAGGCTGCTCTTCGAGTACCCCTTCATGGAACAGGAATTGCAAATTCTCCGGCAAAACGACGGAGACGGAGCGGTCCTGCTCTCGCCCGAGGAAACGCACGAGGTCCTGGCCACGCTCTGGGAGATCACCACCCGGGCCGTGGACGAGACGATGCTCTGA
- a CDS encoding NAD(+)/NADH kinase → MSPATRRICLIVRDRPEARRLAAEITTWCGERSVAVQTLPHVSSGFLFPRDSLESSEFVLVLGGDGTFISVARSALGSGVPLLGLNMGRVGFLAEADMASWPTALDRALSGDVRLEERMAFSYRVLRGEGMVAEGRAINDVVVSRGRLARLVRLSLAYGGEHVSRLRADGLIISTPTGSTAYSVSAGGPLVHPSVQSFCVTPICPFRNYFRTLVLPTERPLVVENDDGACEVYLTVDGQDSLQLRPGDRLEVRRAEQGMLLLRLDRHGYFQSLQDKGFLTELTT, encoded by the coding sequence ATGTCGCCAGCCACGCGCCGCATCTGCCTGATCGTCCGAGACCGACCCGAAGCCCGCCGCCTCGCCGCCGAGATCACCACTTGGTGCGGGGAGCGGAGCGTCGCCGTCCAGACCTTGCCCCACGTCAGCTCCGGCTTCCTCTTTCCGAGGGACAGCCTGGAGTCGTCCGAGTTCGTCCTCGTGCTCGGCGGGGACGGGACCTTCATCTCCGTGGCCCGTTCCGCCCTGGGCAGCGGCGTGCCCCTGCTCGGCCTGAACATGGGCCGCGTCGGCTTCCTGGCCGAGGCGGACATGGCCTCCTGGCCCACGGCGCTCGACCGGGCGCTCTCCGGGGACGTGCGGCTCGAGGAGCGCATGGCCTTCTCCTACCGCGTGCTGCGCGGCGAAGGCATGGTCGCCGAGGGCCGGGCCATCAACGACGTGGTCGTCAGCCGCGGCCGCCTGGCCCGCCTGGTGCGCCTCTCCCTGGCCTACGGCGGCGAGCACGTGAGCCGGCTGCGCGCGGACGGGCTCATCATCTCCACGCCCACGGGCTCCACGGCCTATTCCGTGTCCGCGGGCGGTCCGCTCGTCCACCCCTCGGTGCAGAGCTTCTGCGTCACGCCCATCTGCCCCTTCCGCAACTATTTCCGCACCCTGGTCCTGCCCACGGAGCGCCCGCTGGTCGTGGAGAACGACGACGGCGCCTGCGAGGTCTACCTGACCGTGGACGGCCAGGACTCGCTGCAGCTCCGCCCCGGCGACCGGCTCGAGGTCCGGCGGGCGGAGCAGGGCATGCTCCTGCTCAGGCTCGACCGCCACGGCTACTTCCAGTCGCTGCAGGACAAGGGCTTCCTTACGGAGCTGACCACGTGA